Proteins encoded within one genomic window of Elephas maximus indicus isolate mEleMax1 chromosome 21, mEleMax1 primary haplotype, whole genome shotgun sequence:
- the LOC126064577 gene encoding protein FAM90A27P-like produces MKKENLEPKKPQEPQTLWPFKKLEREKEQRQREEEHERKALLQKFPKRPKEKQQQNWKESTESCDYLRHPCRPMPFHTTKTGYVLGPALRNWPPVRKPDWKSIFPAWYTIQDHDLSFCSCHGQTKEEEVDITGSSQPAIKHFGQDSTVMAKTTDNRRDACAYYVSQLASKTLGLGHVLSPQAQAEGPDRISKSSPQPARGRRGQDSPLSIQALGKRSAQTPEQNCLNPAKKAKLTTLQILQQNSQKPKLRSGQPLSNTTEFGPKGSPEVTRMTDLQPPHSTSLLNTVETSPIFPPALSSHVPRQPLRNRLHKTEQWTVELQVQNISPLSPS; encoded by the exons ATGAAGAAGGAGAACCTGGAGCCAAAGAAGCCCCAGGAGCCTCAGACCCTTTGGCCCTTTAAGAAgttggaaagagagaaggaacaaaGACAAAG GGAAGAAGAGCATGAGAGGAAAGCTCTACTCCAGAAATTTCCCAAGAGACCCaaagagaaacagcagcaaaatTGGAAGGAATCGACAGAATCTTGTGACTACTTAAGG CATCCTTGCAGGCCCATGCCCTTTCACACTACCAAGACGGGATATGTCCTGGGCCCTGCTCTCAGAAACTGGCCACCTGTAAGGAAACCTGACTGGAAATCCATCTTCCCTGCATGGTATACTATCCAAGATCATGATCTAAGTTTCTGCTCATGTCATGGACAAACTAAAGAAGAAGAAGTGGATATCACCGGCTCTTCTCAGCCAGCAATCAAACACTTTGGCCAGGACTCTACCGTCATGGCCAAGACAACGGACAACAGACGTGATGCTTGTGCTTATTATGTTTCCCAGCTGGCCTCAAAAACCCTTGGTCTGGGCCATGTCCTCAGCCCCCAGGCACAAGCTGAGGGTCCTGATAGGATCTCAAAATCCAGTCCACAGCCTGCCAGAGGTAGAAGGGGCCAGGACTCTCCACTCAGCATCCAGGCACTAGGAAAAAGATCTGCCCAGACACCTGAACAGAATTGCTTGAATCCTGCAAAGAAAGCGAAACTCACGACTCTCCAGATACTGCAGCAGAACAGTCAGAAACCTAAATTGCGAAGTGGCCAGCCTCTCTCCAATACAACTGAATTTGGACCCAAAGGGTCACCCGAAGTCACCAGGATGACAGACCTCCAGCCTCCACACAGCACATCTCTACTGAATACTGTTGAAACCAGCCCTATCTTTCCACCTGCACTTTCTAGCCATGTTCCACGACAGCCTCTCAGAAATCGTCTTCACAAGACTGAACAATGGACAGTGGAGCTCCAGGTTCAGAACATctcccccctctctccctcctga